From a region of the Kwoniella mangroviensis CBS 8507 chromosome 1 map unlocalized Ctg01, whole genome shotgun sequence genome:
- a CDS encoding uracil phosphoribosyltransferase gives MSSPNPTTTCLPASGSNVHKVELPENALVLAPTRQLQSLLTIIRDEKTQRGDFVFTSDRIIRLLVEEGLNHLPVISKKVTTPTGKVYDGVAFQGRICGVSIMRAGEAMEAGLRDCCRSVRIGKDEETYQPKLFYAKLPDDIANRYVLLLDPMLATGGSCIKAIEVLLEHGVEEEKILFLNLIASPEGIQKVCTRFPKLRIITAWVDEGLDSNSYIVPGLGDFGDR, from the exons ATGTCATCTCCTAATCCCACTACCACCTGTTTACCAGCTTCGGGCAGCAATGTCCATAAAGTTGAATTACCAGAGAACGCTCTGGTCTTGGCTCCTACAAGACAATTGCAGAGCTTGTTGACTATCAtcagagatgagaagactcaaag AGGTGATTTCGTATT CACTTCAGATAGAATTATCAGACTTttggtagaagaag GTCTCAATCACCTTCCGGTCATATCAAAGAAAGTTACTACACCCACTGGAAAAGTATACGACGGGGTAGCATTCCAAGGTAGGATCTGTGGTGTGTCAATCatgagag CGGGAGAA GCTATGGAAGCTGGTTTAAGAGATTGTTGtcgatcag TGCGAATTGGAAAG gatgaagagacttACCAACCGAAATTATTC TACGCCAAACTGCCTGATGACATAGCGAACCGATATGTACTCCTCCTCGACCCCATGCTTG CTACCGGCGGATCATGTATCAAAGCTATCGAAGTGTTACTTGAACATGGtgtagaagaggagaagatcttgttcttgaatCTG ATCGCCTCACCTGAAGGTATTCAGAAAGTCTGTACTAGATTCCCCAAGCTTCGTATC ATAACCGCCTGGGTAGATGAAGGTCTCGATAGCAATTCATACATTGTACCAGGTCTTGGTGATTTCGGagacaggtga
- a CDS encoding uracil phosphoribosyltransferase, whose protein sequence is MSFPISPKVQISSHPLVLSKLTQLRLHDLPAKDFREGIRAIGSMLIYEASRHLPLADVPNLQSPVAPFTGQTIPLRVGLSPILRAGLGLEDAALEMFPEASVLHLGLFRDKVSLQAIEYYSKLPSQVTADIVFLLDPLIATGGTALAAIHMLVEWGLTPSQIKIISVLGSKQGVQHVAEEFPDVEIYIGAVDDILTEKGYISPGLGDAGDRLFSTLQ, encoded by the exons ATGTCAtttcccatctcaccaaaAGTACAAATATCCTCTCACCCCTTAGTACTCTCCAAACTCACTCAACTCAGATTACATGACCTACCTGCCAAAGACTTCAGAGAGGGTATAAGGGCCATCGG ATCAATGCTTATCTACGAAGCTTCTCGGCACTTACCTCTTGCGGACGTACCTAAT CTTCAGTCACCCGTCGCACCCTTCACCGGTCAAACAATCCCTTTGCGTGTGGGTTTATCACCCATTCTAAGAGCAGGTCTGGGATTAGAGGATG CTGCTCTTGAGATGTTTCCAGAAGCTTCAGTCCTGCATCTCGGTCTATTCAGAGATAAAGTCTCTCTTCAGGCCATCGA GTATTACTCAAAACTACCAAGTCAAGTTACGGCCGATATCGTATTCTTACTTGATC CTTTGATTGCTACCGGTGGAACCGCTTTAGCTGCCATTCACATGTTGGTTGAGTGGGGTCTAACTCCTTCgcaaatcaagatcatctccGTGTTAGGTTCGAAACAGGGTGTCCAACACGTAGCGGAGGAGTTCCCAGATGTTGAG ATCTACATCGGTGCTgtggatgatatcttgactgAGAAAGGGTACATCTCACCAGGTTTGGGAGAcgct GGTGACCGGCTATTCAGCACACTCCAGTAA